In the genome of Notamacropus eugenii isolate mMacEug1 chromosome 5, mMacEug1.pri_v2, whole genome shotgun sequence, one region contains:
- the NOP53 gene encoding ribosome biogenesis protein NOP53, which translates to MLTSYYILKPEDTQVRTKGGANSVLLYQDGGGSRKCRDRKRRLPDIRGRKCESLSFCKMAGGDAGKCVTGDSGFLGFRSASVDPGAVRRRRRGPRNKKRGWRRLAEEPLGQEVDTFLEDVRLQERATGGLISETPNENLFFVDTGHKEKDLKINQNLKKPFWTDRVLESHSKVPSPKNILAHQIPNGKKLKRKQRLWEHLAQQGKLPRDVRKAQARLLQPPEPKTKPSDPEETTDRPFYDLWAEDNPLDRPLVGQDTFFLEQTKKKGVKRPQRLQTKPSRAPAVEVISSGGSYNPSFQAHQALLLEAHKVELQRQKVEEKLSRQLAFPTVDEAPTKESAFKELCEGLLEESDGEAPAEPEREGDVDSQVLRPSGPEKKTEQQRKREKEARKLRVQQAAERAARKRHQEVFQLRGIRLQVAQRLAELARRRERRRLKRLAKDEKPRRLGRLKYQSPDIDVQLSSELADSLRKLKPEGSILRDRFKSFQRRNMIEPRERARFKRKYKVKLVEKRSFREFQL; encoded by the exons ATGTTAACAAGTTACTACATTCTAAAACCCGAGGACACACAGGTTCGGACTAAGGGAGGAGCAAATAGCGTCCTCCTTTACCAAGATGGCGGCGGCAGCCGGAAGTGCAGGGATCGGAAGAGGCGCTTGCCGGATATCCGGGGTCGCAAGTGCGAGTCTCTTTCCTTTTGCAAGATGGCGGGTGGGGACGCCGGTAAGTGTGTTACAGGCGACTCGGGGTTCCTGGGGTTCCGGTCCGCTTCGGTGGACCCCGGAGCCGTAAGGCGGCGACGACGCGGGCCACGGAACAAGAAGCGGGGCTGGCGGCGTCTGGCGGAGGAGCCGCTGGGGCAGGAGGTGGACACGTTTCTGGAGGACGTGCGGCTGCAGGAGCGCGCGACCGG GGGCCTGATCTCAGAGACTCCGAATGAAAACCTCTTCTTTGTGGACACGGGGCACAAGGAGAAGG ACTTGAAGATAAATCAGAACCTGAAGAAGCCTTTTTGGACTGACCGGGTTTTGGAATCACATTCCAAAGTACCTTCCCCAAAGAA CATCCTTGCCCACCAGATCCCCAATGGGAAGAAGCTGAAACGCAAGCAGCGCTTGTGGGAGCACTTGGCCCAGCAAGGAAAGCTGCCCCGGGATGTGCGAAAGGCCCAGGCCCGGCTGCTTCAGCCCCCAGAGCCAAAGACCAAGCCCTCTGACCCAGAGGAAACAACTGACCGACCTTTCTATGACCTCTGGGCTGAGGACA ATCCTCTGGACCGCCCCTTGGTTGGACAGGACACCTTTTTTTTGGAACAGACAAAGAAGAAGGGAGTGAAG CGACCTCAGCGCCTACAGACCAAGCCCTCTCGGGCCCCAGCTGTGGAAGTGATCTCTTCTGGAGGCTCTTACAATCCTTCATTTCAGGCCCACCAG GCCTTGCTTCTGGAAGCCCACAAAGTGGAACTGCAGAGGCAGAAGGTAGAAGAGAAACTCAGCCGTCAGCTGGCCTTCCCCACTGTGGATGAGGCCCCCACCAAG GAGTCGGCAttcaaggagctgtgtgaggggCTCCTCGAGGAGTCGGATGGGGAGGCTCCCGCAGAGCCAGAAAGAGAGGGGGATGTGGATTCCCAGGTGCTCAGACCCTCAGGCCCTGAGAAGAAGACGGAGCAGCAGAGGAAGCGGGAGAAGGAGGCCAGGAAGCTG AGAGTCCAGCAGGCGGCAGAGCGGGCGGCGAGGAAGAGGCACCAGGAGGTGTTCCAGCTCCGAGGCATCAGGCTGCAGGTGGCCCAGCGGCTGGCAGAGCTGGCCCGGcggagagagagacggagactaAAGCGCCTGGCAAAGGACGAGAAACCCCGACGGCTGGGGCGGCTTAA ATATCAGTCTCCAGACATTGATGTGCAACTCAGCAGTGAGCTGGCAGATTCCTTGAGGAAGCTAAAG cCTGAGGGGAGCATACTTCGTGACCGATTTAAGAGCTTCCAGCGAAGAAACATGATTGAGCCTAGGGAAAGAGCCAG GTTTAAACGGAAGTACAAGGTCAAGCTTGTGGAGAAGCGGTCCTTCCGGGAATTCCA ATTATAG